The stretch of DNA ACCCTAATAATTCTTTACATCATCTAGGTTTTTTTGGCTCGGATCATAGAGCTCTTAAGTTAGTTTTAGATAATAATTCTTATACTGTCCctaattttgtaaataaaaggttTAGATTTGAGAATGTTTGGCTAGAGGATCCTGATTTTTATTCTACTGTTAAAGAAGTTTGGACTGGTCATGCTATTCCTTCGTCTACCTCTGGGTTGCAATCTTTTTTTGATAAGCAGCAACACTGTGCTAGCCATCTTAAGTCTTGGGGTAAAAAGCACAATTCTCTTTTTAAGACTAGAATCTCTCGGCTCAATTTAGAAATTGACCAACTTCAGAGTAAGATGGCCCTTAGTTCTGAGGAGTCCCGTAGGCTTAGTTCTTTGAAGTCTGCACTGGATTCTCTGCTGTACAAAGAGGAGATCTATTGGAGGCAACGTGCTAGGATTAAATGGTTGAAAGCTGGGGACAGAAACACAAAATTTTTTCATAAACATGCCTCTTTTAGGAAGAAAACGAATACGATTAAGTTCCTTAGAACTGAGAATGGCTCGGTGGTGAACACTCATGAGGGGATTGTTGGTTTAATCACTGACTACTTCCAAAACCTTTTTTCTACCCAAGGCAGTGATGTGCACGCTGCTTCTGCTATCTTTTCTTATCTTAATTCTGGGTTAGATGAATCTGATGTCAGTTTTCTTGATCAGGATTTTACTGCTGAAGAAGTTAGGAGGGCTGTTTTCCAAATCTCTGGTGATAAGGCAGTTGGCCTTGATGGTTTCAATGCCTATTTTTATCAGAAGAATTGGTCGGTCTTGGGATCTGACTTGACTAAGGCTATCTTGGATTGCCTTAATCATGGTGCAGATTTTTCCTCAATCAACTCGTCTCTCATCGTTCTTATTCCTAAAAAGCAACGTGCTCATTCTCTTAAGGATTTCAGGCCTATTAGTCTTTGTACCACCCTTTATAAAATCATCTCAAAAACTCTTGCCAATCGGCTGAAGGTTGTTTTGGATAAAATAATCTCCCCTAACCAAAGTGCTTTTATCTCGGGGCGTATCATTTTTGATAACATTCTCCTTGCGAATGAAGTTGTTCATGCCATTAACAATAGGAAGAGTGGGAAAGTAGGTTGGGCGGCCCTTAAACTTGATATGTCAAAAGCTTTTGATAGGGTTGAATGGGACTTTCTTCAAAGTCTGATGTATCATTTTAACTTTCCTGTAAAGTTTGTTTCTAATATCATGAAATGCCTAACTACTGCGACCATTTCTTTCTCTGTTAATGGGGAGGTATGTGGTAAAGTCTTCCCTACCAGAGGGCTTAGGCAAGGAGATCCTCTTTCTCCTTACCTTTTTATCCTCTGTTCTGAAGGACTTTCTGCACTCCTTCATCACTCTCAGCGTCAAGGAGTTCTTAAAGGTGTTGCTATCTCCCGCACTGCCCCTTCTCTCACTCATCTGCTGTTTGCGGATGATAGTCTTCTTTTTTGTATGGCTACACCGTCTTCTTGTGAAGCTTTGAACTCAGCTCTTCATACCTATTCTCAGGCTTCGggtcaattaattaattttgataaatcATCCATTTTGTTTTCCCCCAACACTCAAGCCAATGTTCGAGATATGTTTATGCATACTCTCAGAATGGTGGATAAGCCTTTTATCTCTAAGTATCTCGGACTTCCCCAATGTTTTTCTCGTGCTAAGTATCAATCTTTTGCTTTCCTTAAGGATAAGGTCTTGTCTGTTCTTCAATCCTGGAATCATAAATGGTTTTCTAAGGCTGGAAAAGAAATTTTAGTCAAGGCTGTCCTTCAAGCTATCCCTTCTTATGCTATGGCTTGCTTTCGTATCCCTCCCAAAATCTGCAAAGAACTTGAATCAATGGTATCTAAGTTTTGGTGGGGCTCTTCTCTCAATCGCCCTTCCATTCATTGGAGAAAGTGGTCCATGATCTGCCAATCTAAATTTGTGGGAGGTATAGGTTTTAGGTCCCTGGTTCACTTTAATCAGGCCATGTTGGCAAAACAGGCTTGGAGAATTCTTCAAACACCTAACTCTTTACTTAGTCTTACCCTTCAAGCTAGATATTTCCCACATACCTCTTTTCTTGATGCTGTTCCAGGTCATAACCCTTCTTTCTCTTGGAGAAGTATCATTTGGGGTAGAGATCTTCTTAAGAAAGGCCTTTGTTGGAAGGTTGGTAATGGGCAAACTATTAACACCATTAACGATCGCTGGTTGCCCAATTTTATCATCCAGGATTCTGATTTGATAGCCGCTCTTCCTTCTCCTTCTTTATCCTACTTTATTTCTCCTTCGGGTGCTTGGGACTTAAACAAGCTGAGAGATCATTTTCCTGCTTTCATTATTGATCATATCTTGGATATCCCTATAGCAGGTCATTCGTGTTCTGATGTTTTAATCTGGGGGAAGGATAATTCTGGGATTTTTAATGTTAAATCTGCATATCATCTTGCACTTACTTCTAGAGATATCCCCTCCTCTTCATCTCCTTTGGGAAATAAACGTTTTTGGTCTAAACTCTGGTTCTCTCCCATCCCTGCGAAGGTTAAGCATTGTGTTTGGCGTATTCTTCTGAACTCTATCCCTGTTGCTTATAACCTTTATCATAGACATATTATCCCTGCACCTTTATGCCCTCTCTGTCATGTAGATTCAGAAACGGTCACACATGCTTTCCTTGAATGTTCTAGAGTTAAAACTGCCTGGAAAAATTCctcctttaatattttttatgctgAGAACAAATCTTTGAATATTTATGCCTTTATTTCGAAAGCAGTTGAGACTTTAGATAAACACATGTTATGTATTCTCTTTTGTTTCCTCTGGATGGTGTGGTCACAGCGAAATAATTATTTGCATCATCAGAGATGTTTGCCTCCCAGGTTTATATTTGATCATGCAGTTGCTTATTTGCAGGAGTTTGAATCTGCTAATCTTAAAGCTGAAGGTTTATGTACTGTGCAACGGTCTTCAATCAGCCTTATTTCTTCAGTGGCTCCTTCTAGATACAAGATCACTACTGATGCTGCAATTGATCTTAACTTGAAAAAGCATAGTCTTGGTGTGGTGGTAAGAGATGATCAAGATCAGGTGGTGGCTGGTGTTATTGCTCCTTTGACAGGGACTGTGCCTCCTGATGTTGCAGAAGCCAAGGCTCTTCTTCTTGCATTGGAATGGGCTCAGAGTGTGAATCTTCCTGTGGATGTTGTAGAGTCTGATTGTAAGGGTTTAGTGGATAAAGTTAATGGGTCTTTTAGTAACCTTTCTGTTATGAGTGATTTTGTAACTCGTATTAGACACTTGCTATCGTTCAGTCCTACCTGTATTCTTTCTTTTGTGCCTCGTGAGTTCAATAAGCTGGCTCACAGGTGTGCTAGGGCAGGGTTAGGATTAGATGGTGAGTATTGTTGGAATGGTTGTTTGCCTTCCTGGCTTACCTGAGGATTCTTGTTAGGTTGTACTCTTTTCTCAGGTTTTAAAGCATCCtgtgtttcaaaaaaaaaaaaaaagaatattctcAATTGCTGTACAGAGTATGGTTCCTAAACATCATGTTCTACttttttttgatagaatttatggTTCTACTTGACTAAACAAGCTAAAATTTTGTCACCGTTGAAGCTTCTTCCACAAGTAATACGCTCTCCTGATAACGGGATCAACTGAAAATCCTTCTGCGTAGGCACCCATTGCGGTTAACAGGCTACTGAACCTCTCTCCATTATCCTGCATTCATCAATATTAGCAATGGCATAGGGGTACAACCATATCTATTATCTAACTCCATTATTTCGGGGTAGTTCCTCGATATGAGTATGACAACTAGTGTTTCTCATGCAAAACAATGGATGCATAGTTCAATTGAAATTTATAGAGCTAAGATAGAACAAACCTCTGGATGCTTAAATATGAGATCTTCAGTGACAAATGGTACCATGTAGAATGGAAGATCCGAACGTAAAAGCACCTGTGTTAAGTCATGCACTCAAATAATTATATCCCAAAATCCAAActtgaagaaaaaaggaaagaaacaaaacaaattCAAAAGGGCAAAGAAGTGGTAGCAATGTTAGTATAATTACCAAGTTCTTGCTTAGAAGAGCTTGATCGGCATTTGCTACCAAGGTCTACAAGAAAAGTGCAGTAGATCATGATTCACGAGTTAGTTTATACTAACAATctttacaaaaacaaaaggcACAATAATTTGCAATtaacaataatttaaataacAAAGCTCACCAAAGATTGTTTTGCAGTTAACATGTGTCGTCTCGTCTCTTAAAGTAAAGAAAGAAGGTACGAAAGAACATGAACATTATAATAAATGGATCTTATAAGTTACAACATCAAATCAGTCATAGAACTGATAATACTTGCCTTTTTAATACGATCCTCCTTTAGCTCATCAACTCGTTGCAGCAAAGTCTCTATATTGCCTGCCAAATAGTGATAGCAGTTAGGTTCCCAATACTTTAAATTCCAGATTTAAAAAAGGGGTGGAAGACTAAACAAAATCACTTTGAAATATATGAaggaaatcattttttttttttgacgaaaTGAAGGAAACCCATTGTCAGCAGAAAGTATAAGTCATGTAATGTGCATACCGAATCTAGAGATTAGTTGCACCGCGTTAACCTCTCCAATACCTTCAACTCCTGCATTGAACTATCATAAGTACTCATGCACTAagttttcatttaaaaaaataaactaggCCCTCTAAATTATCTTTTGGGATTCTGTTTTAAGACTATAGGAAACTTTCAGATTTAAATCCAGTTGCAGGCATTCCAATGCCACGGGCTTATATTTCAAGCATAGTTTCAAATATGTATATCCCTATTAAAACGCATAACATATTGAGTGCATTAGGATTTCAATAGTGACACGCAGATGGACTCCATTCTATTAGCTCTTAAGGATAACTGGTAAGAAActgaaaagaaaaacaattgTAAATGAAAATATCTATGAGGATTTCATTACAGCTTTCTCATACTCAAAATTACTTATCACCTGGAATATTATCTGATCTGTCACCCACAAGTGCAAGGATGTCAACGAACTGAGAAGGTTCTAGGGCTCCGTATCGTTTAGCAAAATCCTCTACTCCAAATGAAACCATTCTGGGAAGGGTGAAAAACACTTGGGTCAAATTCTAATTTCCCTGGATGGTAAAAGACAATTGTAAAAgtgaaaaagaaatttaaatctTTCTACTTCAGCCGTTTCACTTTCAAATTTTAACAGCTTTACTTGAGGAGAAAAAGAGACTTGAAATAATATGCTTCAAAACTTGGTATTAATTTAGTCTTTGTGAAGTTCTAGAGGTGATAAACAGAATATAAGTACATTAGAGTCAACTAGATCAGAAAAAGGTGGATAAGAATTTTGATACATACTCACCACCACGTGGAGCAATTCGTAGAAGACGCAATGAAGGAGACAAGATCTGGAAGAAGTCTTTATCTGGGGAGACAACTCGTACCTGACAAAAAGTCAAGGCAATCAAGAGAAACTAAGCACACATGCCGATATATCATATGCAATTATTCAAAATGCaatcataatttaaaaaaaaaaaaaattagagaataCCACATCGAACTATTAAGATTTCAAgcacaaataataaatagtgtTGAAAGTTTATATACAGAAACTATCTCACTAAATTCACTTTTTGGAAATTTCAGATATAAATTTTTCAGAAATCACCTACCTTGTATCCAGCATTAACACTTCTAAGAGCCAAAGTTCCAATCACATCATCAGCTTCTACACCAGGCACCTGTGTTACAAGATTAATGAATAATTTACTGCCAAGGAAAGCAACCTAGATCTCAGATGTACAGCCATTACCTCAATAACCTTAATTGACATAGCCTTGATGGATGCTTTTAAGTATTGAAGTCCCTGAACTATAGTATCAGGAGTCGGAGGTCGATTGCTCTTGTATGAGGGATAAAGAGTATGACGAAAATTCCtgcctaaaaataaataatttgcatATAAGAAGCCATAAGTTTTAAAACAGCCAACACAGCATATAGTTTAAtgacaaaaaaatcaatttacaaAAAAGTGTTAAGAGCAACAATCATCTGTCTAAAAGTTAATCTTCAACTCTATCCAAggaatacaaaataataaaagaatgtTTCGTAAGACCTTTTCTAAATGGGAATACAAAGCACATTCAGAGctcaaaaattacaaatttatgGATTTGGTTGAAGTTCCTTTTAAAATGAAAGAGGACATAGCACCAATTTTTGGTGCAACTTGAGCCTGAGCCTGGATTCAACTCATTCAAATCTCTCAAGATGCTCAAAAAACACCTTTGTGCAAGTAATGGAGAAACTAGTGAGAGGAGTATGTCTATGTGTTTCGTATTTCCTATGTGGAAATGTACATATGTCAATTGCCAAAAGAGCAGAGGAATTATAGAGCCATCTGCATTTGGAAAATTGAAGAGCAAAAATGATGGGTTTTCTTTTTATGGTGGCTTgctttcaaaaaacaaaaagcAAAAAACATGCACAATTCCATCCCTCATCTGGAAAAGCAAGCCAGCCACATAGAAAATAGAATAGAATGTGTATGTATTATAACTTGCTCTCCGGAGTGCTTAACACTAGAGTTCCTTGcactttcaaaatttattcAGGATTCACTGTGACTTATTTTGTCAGCAAGCCCTACCATACCCTAGAAAACACTACATCCATAACTTCCTACCTTCAAACTATGATCTTTTAGTTCTAAAAAAACTGGCCTACTCTTCTCAACATTAACATGTGCACGCAACAAAACTAAGACTGATTAAAAACATACCTTTTGCCATAAAACTTTCTTTGGACGAATTATATGTTTGACCATATGGAAATCCTGAAAAGAAAGGTCTATCTTATCAAAAATTGACAGGAAACAGTAGGTCCACACACCAAATTTTCTCCAAAATGTTAATACTCATAAATTATAGTGAGAATAGGAGAAGGTGGGTTATTAGACAACAGCTTGACATCTTTCTTATAAGATGCTAGTCCAATGTGACTCAACTATGTGATACATCTTCATGTCCTATTGCATGAGAATCGAAGAGAGTATCAACCATTGAATAAGGAAAAATGAAGTgggggagagagaaagagatctaaacGCATAGACTACTTAGTTTCCCAATTATTTTTAGGAATTTCCCTTAGCAACCTATTGAAGTGACTATAGTCAGATCACCAGCTTCGCGAAAACATAAGGAAGCTTAGAATGACAAAAGGAAAAATACGTACAAGAACTCAAAACTATAACAATTCAACCACAGCaacaataaacaaaataaagtagaaaGTAAAAGATGTTCCGATTTAATATCTCACCGTCATGGTCAAACACCACCTGCAAAAAGggtagaagaaagaagaaaggaaACCATGAGAAACATTATCCAATTAAGAGGTGAAAAGATTCTCAAACAAAAGAAGGTTATATAGGAGCAGACAGAACCTAGTAAAAGAGATATAGGGTCCTCACAAAGTTTGATTTAAACAAGAGGCCAAAATGACCCAGCAATATAACATATTGATGCCATTCTTCCTAACTTTCTACAACTTTCAATGACATTTAGTAACTGTTATAGTCCAACATGGCAAGATTCAATGAGCTTGTTGGTCGTTTCTTCTCCCATGATAAATGCATGACATAAAACTTAAGGTCCTAGTGAGATAAACAACTATTTTAGGTGGAAATTTTACAATCTACAAATGATCTCTAGGGTCAGTAACAGAacacaaataaaaaagaaaacaaagccAAGCCCATCCAACCAAAAATGGCACAAGTACATGGAATGCAAATCAGGGATAATATAATTCAATGGACAGGTCAgtaaaattttgataaaaaataaacataccgCGATATGGGAAGGGACAAATTCCAAAACATCAATAATCTGCAAAACCCAAAAAGGATAAAAGAATTTACTTAGACCTGATCTTTCATCTTAAATCATCATCCAAAAAGAAACACAATTCTCAGTCATAATGTGCACCCAAAAATGTAAAATAGGTTAACAAAGTAGACTCGAAAGATAAAGGAGAAACTATCATAAGATAACAATTTTTACAATCACTTACAAGAGAAAGCGCTGTAAATACAGTCAGCACCCAGTCTCCATTACCGTCAGCATGTGATAGGAGCCCATGGTGTAACTTCGCTATTTAAAGGAAAAGGTAAATCATTTGTTAGTGGGCCACATAATCAAGAACTGTAAAAGGACAAAGTACATTTCACCAATCTATCCAGGCCAGCATAGTATGGTATACAAATAAAGCCAATAAGAAATAATTCATCTTATCTAGCTGAGCATTGAATCTATGTGAAAACACAGACGAAGATCTGGAGTGAAGCCAAAACAAATGATCAAAATATAAACCAAGAAGATTTACCTAAAAGCTTGTAGTACGCTCTATATATGATAGACGTGCCATCAATGAGCATTAATCTACCGTCCAAAGAATTATTATTTACATCCTTTTCATCTGAAGAAACTAGTCCACCTTGCTGCAATGTACCTTTTGCACAAAGGGTTGCAGTCCTCTCCTCATGAACACCCCCAGCTAAATCGGCATCCAAACCACCAGATTTTATGCAATAACCCTGAAAATTTACATTAAGTTGCACATCAGGTCAAACAGGCAAAAGGGTCGGTGAATAAAAAAGCATATTCCATAAATGTGGGAAGCATCTTCTACCATTGCTCTCTGAAAAGTGAGAAGCAAAAACAAACTAAGAGCATTGAAGCAAGCGTGGATGTTGTTGTGTCcacaaaaaaagaaagaagaaaaagctcTTTTTCTAGGAATGAATTCAAATCcaaataagaaaaatacatGAAACGCAAAAATGAGTACAGTAATTAGTAAAACATTGCCTTTGAAGATAAGGCGAGCAAAGGGGGACACAAACGGGGTTTGTTTAAGCTGTTGAGGCGATTAAGTCCAACTCCAACACTCCGAGGGGTTAAGAAGTTTGTACCAAAGAGTTTGAAGCATCTACAAAAGAGAATGTTAATGAAGCTGTGAAGATTGACAGAACGCCATGAATGAAAACTGTATATTGCTAGTTTATCAAGTTTTGAGACTCTTTTCCTTCTCCTCCTCCATTGTCttcttcttatttatttatatttttggaaGAGActcattatttaattaaaatatatacaaaaaatttaagagaaaaatattGGGTCTTTTACCTCAAAATCCCTTAAGGAAAC from Cannabis sativa cultivar Pink pepper isolate KNU-18-1 chromosome 2, ASM2916894v1, whole genome shotgun sequence encodes:
- the LOC115721166 gene encoding uncharacterized protein LOC115721166 isoform X2, which gives rise to MAQIGAWQLQKLIVDWGGSIRCFKLFGTNFLTPRSVGVGLNRLNSLNKPRLCPPLLALSSKGYCIKSGGLDADLAGGVHEERTATLCAKGTLQQGGLVSSDEKDVNNNSLDGRLMLIDGTSIIYRAYYKLLAKLHHGLLSHADGNGDWVLTVFTALSLIIDVLEFVPSHIAVVFDHDGRNFRHTLYPSYKSNRPPTPDTIVQGLQYLKASIKAMSIKVIEVPGVEADDVIGTLALRSVNAGYKVRVVSPDKDFFQILSPSLRLLRIAPRGGEMVSFGVEDFAKRYGALEPSQFVDILALVGDRSDNIPGVEGIGEVNAVQLISRFGNIETLLQRVDELKEDRIKKTLVANADQALLSKNLVLLRSDLPFYMVPFVTEDLIFKHPEDNGERFSSLLTAMGAYAEGFSVDPVIRRAYYLWKKLQR
- the LOC115721166 gene encoding uncharacterized protein LOC115721166 isoform X1, producing the protein MAQIGAWQLQKLIVDWGGSIRCFKLFGTNFLTPRSVGVGLNRLNSLNKPRLCPPLLALSSKGYCIKSGGLDADLAGGVHEERTATLCAKGTLQQGGLVSSDEKDVNNNSLDGRLMLIDGTSIIYRAYYKLLAKLHHGLLSHADGNGDWVLTVFTALSLIIDVLEFVPSHIAVVFDHDGFPYGQTYNSSKESFMAKGRNFRHTLYPSYKSNRPPTPDTIVQGLQYLKASIKAMSIKVIEVPGVEADDVIGTLALRSVNAGYKVRVVSPDKDFFQILSPSLRLLRIAPRGGEMVSFGVEDFAKRYGALEPSQFVDILALVGDRSDNIPGVEGIGEVNAVQLISRFGNIETLLQRVDELKEDRIKKTLVANADQALLSKNLVLLRSDLPFYMVPFVTEDLIFKHPEDNGERFSSLLTAMGAYAEGFSVDPVIRRAYYLWKKLQR